One window of Erwinia aphidicola genomic DNA carries:
- the lptG gene encoding LPS export ABC transporter permease LptG, translating into MTLLTRYLIRHIFIGFAAAAGMLMPLFTTFNLINELDDVSPGGYRWTQALLVVLMTSPRSLIDLGPFIALIGGIVGLGQLSKSLELTAMRVAGWSIFKISLAALAAGILLTVALAALDEWVASPLQQRALQLKAAAVAEDPDSAAVRNALWARKDNEFATVKTLDARQQPVGVEIFYYLPDLSLASYIFAAKATVLKDGSWILHGVRLKSWQNGKETLSSTESLRWRSIFSRMSLAELTLPGGSFSIHQLRQYIHYLHDSGQPSAEYRMALWQKLGRPLLTLAMILLAVPFTFSAPRSPGLGSRLASGVIVGLLTYISYQIIVNLGLLLALNAPLTTLAVPGLLMLGALLLISRFDKGH; encoded by the coding sequence ATGACGCTGTTAACCCGCTATTTAATTCGCCATATCTTTATCGGATTCGCCGCCGCCGCAGGCATGTTAATGCCGTTGTTCACCACGTTTAACCTGATTAACGAGCTTGATGACGTCAGCCCGGGTGGCTACCGCTGGACCCAGGCGCTGCTGGTGGTGTTGATGACATCGCCGAGAAGCCTGATTGATTTAGGACCGTTTATCGCGCTGATCGGTGGCATTGTCGGGCTGGGGCAATTATCAAAAAGTCTGGAGCTCACCGCGATGCGGGTGGCGGGTTGGTCAATTTTCAAAATTTCTCTCGCCGCGCTGGCCGCTGGCATCCTGCTGACGGTGGCTTTGGCCGCGCTTGATGAGTGGGTGGCTTCACCGCTACAGCAGCGTGCTTTGCAGCTGAAAGCGGCGGCCGTGGCTGAAGATCCTGACAGCGCAGCGGTGAGAAACGCGCTGTGGGCGAGGAAAGATAATGAATTTGCCACAGTGAAAACCCTCGATGCCCGGCAGCAACCCGTGGGCGTGGAGATATTTTACTATCTTCCTGACCTGTCGCTGGCGAGCTATATTTTCGCCGCGAAAGCCACGGTACTAAAAGACGGCAGCTGGATCCTGCACGGCGTGAGGCTAAAGAGCTGGCAGAACGGCAAAGAGACCCTGTCATCGACAGAAAGTCTGCGCTGGCGCTCGATCTTTAGCAGGATGAGCCTGGCCGAACTCACGCTGCCGGGCGGTAGCTTTTCCATCCACCAGCTGCGCCAGTATATTCACTACCTGCATGATAGCGGTCAGCCCTCGGCAGAGTACCGCATGGCGCTCTGGCAAAAGCTGGGGCGCCCGCTGTTAACCCTCGCCATGATTTTACTCGCCGTTCCCTTTACGTTTAGCGCGCCGCGTTCGCCCGGGCTGGGCAGCCGATTAGCCTCGGGGGTAATAGTCGGGCTGCTCACCTACATCAGCTATCAGATAATCGTTAACCTCGGGCTGCTGCTGGCGCTGAATGCCCCGCTCACCACGCTGGCAGTACCAGGGCTGCTGATGCTGGGTGCTTTGCTGCTGATTTCTCGCTTTGATAAAGGCCACTGA
- the lptF gene encoding LPS export ABC transporter permease LptF: protein MLLIERYIVSLTQRLVLTLAGFLIFIFASYSAQRYLTDAASGTLALKVVFDIICYKVLIALEMLLPVALYVAVGVTLGQLWNDSEITAIFAAGASPLRLYKAVMIFAIPLAMLVMLLSLFVRPWAYGQIYQLEQQSQSQLDVNHLIANKFNVNDDGRMILAGEVDSANSTLADVLIYTPSANSSRVYRAHTVRVLNPSPNAPSVMLHAGTSDVLEHQGAGDNQMIYRHMKLQLKPLRQNPGLKRKSAPSLTLSGSRDPADRAELQWRESRGINTLMMALLAIPLSRIKPRQGRFATLLPLTVLFTLIFYGGNLSRTLVANGTFALIPGVWILSVMMFLGLVLLMARDFSLWQRYRP from the coding sequence ATGCTGCTAATAGAACGCTATATCGTAAGTTTGACCCAGCGCTTAGTGCTGACTCTGGCAGGTTTTCTGATCTTTATTTTTGCCAGCTACTCCGCGCAACGCTACCTGACCGACGCGGCGAGCGGCACCCTGGCGCTGAAAGTGGTGTTCGATATCATCTGCTATAAGGTTCTGATTGCGCTGGAAATGCTGCTGCCGGTTGCGCTATATGTTGCCGTTGGCGTCACGCTAGGTCAGCTGTGGAATGACTCGGAAATCACGGCGATTTTTGCCGCAGGGGCCAGTCCACTGCGCCTCTACAAAGCCGTGATGATTTTTGCCATTCCGCTGGCAATGCTGGTGATGCTGCTCTCCCTGTTTGTCAGACCCTGGGCTTACGGGCAGATCTATCAGCTGGAGCAGCAGTCACAATCGCAGCTGGATGTTAACCACCTTATTGCCAATAAATTTAACGTCAATGATGATGGCCGGATGATCCTGGCAGGAGAGGTCGACTCGGCTAACAGCACGCTCGCCGATGTGCTGATTTACACCCCGTCCGCTAATAGCAGCCGCGTCTATCGGGCCCACACGGTGAGGGTGCTGAACCCGTCACCGAACGCACCTTCCGTGATGCTGCACGCGGGCACCTCTGACGTGTTGGAGCACCAGGGGGCGGGGGATAACCAGATGATTTACCGTCATATGAAGCTGCAGCTTAAGCCGCTGCGGCAAAACCCCGGCCTGAAGCGTAAATCCGCCCCGAGCCTGACGCTGTCAGGCTCCCGCGATCCTGCCGACCGGGCCGAGCTGCAGTGGCGCGAAAGTCGTGGCATTAACACGCTAATGATGGCGCTGCTGGCTATTCCACTCAGCCGCATTAAGCCGCGACAGGGGCGTTTTGCCACGCTGCTGCCGTTAACGGTGCTCTTCACCCTGATCTTCTACGGCGGTAATCTCAGCCGCACGCTGGTTGCCAACGGTACGTTTGCCCTGATACCCGGCGTCTGGATCCTCTCCGTTATGATGTTTCTCGGGCTGGTGCTGCTGATGGCGCGCGACTTTTCGCTCTGGCAGAGATACCGGCCATGA
- a CDS encoding YtfJ family protein yields the protein MTLSRLLLSSLLLCPLMACAHNFIVGEQMAPLTISERGELMFDNDNIRYRPWSSQQLAGKVRVLQYIAGRTSAKDKNALLIKAIKRAQFPHKQFQPTTIVNTDDEIPGSGFFVGRKVEKNKRKYPWAQFIIDSQGLGRKTWQLKPASSTILLLDKDGHIQWAKDGALTEQEVCQLLRSVHDLLNPGRAQPAPLPATP from the coding sequence ATGACGTTAAGCAGATTGCTACTCTCATCGCTGTTGTTATGCCCACTGATGGCCTGCGCGCACAATTTTATTGTCGGTGAGCAGATGGCGCCGCTGACCATAAGCGAGCGGGGCGAGCTGATGTTCGATAATGATAATATCCGCTATCGCCCCTGGTCGAGTCAGCAGCTGGCGGGCAAAGTACGCGTGTTACAGTATATTGCTGGGCGCACCTCCGCCAAGGACAAAAATGCGTTACTGATTAAAGCGATTAAGCGCGCACAATTTCCACATAAACAGTTTCAACCGACAACCATCGTCAATACCGACGATGAAATTCCCGGCTCGGGTTTTTTTGTCGGCAGAAAAGTCGAGAAAAATAAAAGAAAGTACCCCTGGGCACAATTTATTATCGACAGCCAGGGGCTGGGGCGAAAAACCTGGCAACTTAAGCCAGCAAGCTCCACGATTCTGCTGCTGGATAAAGACGGGCATATCCAGTGGGCAAAAGATGGCGCGCTGACTGAGCAGGAGGTCTGCCAGCTGTTGCGCAGCGTGCATGACCTGCTGAACCCAGGTCGTGCTCAACCGGCGCCGCTGCCCGCTACTCCTTGA
- a CDS encoding lipopolysaccharide biosynthesis protein, whose protein sequence is MKHWFSDGVFRTILRNAAYLASSNALSALLGLVALSCAGKGMSTQMFGVLVVIQAYAKGISDFIKFQTWQLVVKYGSPAVANKNIQQFRDVISFSFGLDIASGAIAVVAGMLLLPLLAHSLGLDRQSLWLAILYCTLIPSLAASTPTGILRAVDRFDLIAIQQAVRPLLRAAGSVISYLGDLGFAGFIITWYASNLIGGVLYWWFAARELRRRNIHHALRPRLFAPASRLAGAWNFVWTTNFAHSIWSARNSCSTVLVGMVLGPAAAGLFKIATTFFDATGSPAKLMEKSFYPEVMRLDPRGSQPWLLGLKSACLAGGIGMLVALLVMVVGKPVISSVFGEQYLQAYHLIEIMLGAIVVSMLGFPQESLLFMAGKQRVFLMAQTLSSASYIALLIVLSHFFGVSGAAYAYLAGQCLDVLLSFIPTLRAWHSRHLLPFTKPKESH, encoded by the coding sequence ATGAAACATTGGTTCTCTGATGGTGTTTTTCGTACCATTCTTCGCAATGCGGCTTATCTGGCTTCCAGTAATGCGCTGAGCGCTTTACTGGGCCTGGTTGCACTCTCCTGCGCGGGCAAAGGCATGTCGACGCAGATGTTTGGCGTGCTGGTGGTTATTCAGGCCTATGCGAAAGGCATTAGCGATTTTATTAAGTTCCAGACATGGCAGCTGGTGGTTAAATATGGCTCCCCCGCAGTCGCTAATAAAAATATTCAGCAGTTTCGCGATGTTATCTCTTTCTCCTTTGGCCTTGATATCGCCAGTGGGGCCATTGCCGTCGTGGCTGGCATGCTGCTGTTGCCGCTGCTGGCACACTCGCTAGGGCTTGACAGGCAGAGCTTGTGGCTGGCAATACTTTACTGCACGCTGATCCCTTCGCTGGCGGCATCGACGCCCACGGGAATTTTGCGCGCCGTTGACCGCTTTGATTTGATTGCGATCCAGCAGGCTGTCAGGCCGCTATTGCGCGCTGCTGGCAGCGTCATCTCTTACCTGGGGGATTTGGGCTTCGCCGGTTTCATTATCACCTGGTATGCCTCTAATCTGATCGGGGGAGTGCTCTACTGGTGGTTTGCCGCGCGCGAACTGCGGCGCAGAAACATTCATCACGCACTGCGCCCTCGCTTATTTGCCCCTGCCAGCAGGTTGGCAGGGGCCTGGAATTTTGTCTGGACCACCAACTTCGCCCACTCAATTTGGTCAGCGCGCAACTCCTGCAGTACGGTGTTAGTGGGGATGGTGTTAGGGCCCGCAGCGGCCGGATTGTTTAAAATTGCCACGACCTTTTTTGACGCGACAGGCTCCCCGGCTAAGCTAATGGAAAAGAGCTTCTACCCTGAAGTGATGCGCCTGGATCCGCGTGGCAGCCAGCCCTGGCTACTGGGGCTGAAATCTGCCTGCTTAGCCGGCGGCATTGGCATGTTGGTGGCGCTGCTGGTGATGGTGGTCGGTAAACCCGTTATCTCCTCCGTTTTTGGCGAGCAATATCTGCAGGCCTATCACTTAATTGAGATCATGCTCGGCGCGATCGTTGTCTCTATGCTGGGTTTTCCACAGGAGTCGCTGCTGTTTATGGCGGGTAAACAACGCGTTTTCCTCATGGCACAAACGCTCTCTTCAGCCAGTTACATTGCGTTGTTAATTGTTTTGTCCCATTTTTTTGGCGTGTCAGGTGCGGCTTACGCCTATCTTGCAGGGCAGTGTTTAGACGTGCTGCTGTCGTTCATTCCTACTCTGCGGGCCTGGCACTCTCGCCATTTATTACCCTTCACCAAGCCTAAAGAGAGTCATTAA
- a CDS encoding dTMP kinase → MQSKMPPLIAVIGSDGSGKSTVCEHLIKHLNKYGPSVRIHLGKQAGNVERAVIKLPLLGKMLATTIRRNKVKTAKVLPGTLPAAVIMFFVLRRLWRFRHMLACRRRGLIVVTDRFPQVQLPNTYDGTVFPAAASGSCAVNWLARQERRAFHWMAQQKPDLVIKLHVDLEVACARKPDHQPESLAKKIAATPLLTFQGAQIVDIDANQPLKKVLEAAVKAVADFMTARSIALACEHPSDKNSST, encoded by the coding sequence ATGCAATCCAAAATGCCCCCGCTTATCGCGGTTATTGGCAGTGATGGTTCAGGGAAGTCCACCGTGTGCGAACATCTGATTAAGCATTTAAATAAATACGGGCCATCGGTCAGAATTCATCTCGGCAAGCAGGCCGGCAATGTGGAGCGTGCCGTGATTAAACTTCCCCTTTTAGGAAAAATGCTGGCCACAACCATCCGTCGTAATAAAGTCAAAACCGCCAAAGTGCTGCCAGGAACATTGCCAGCGGCAGTGATTATGTTTTTTGTGTTACGGCGGCTATGGCGCTTCAGGCATATGCTGGCCTGTCGCCGCCGCGGATTGATCGTGGTCACCGACCGTTTTCCGCAGGTACAGCTGCCAAACACCTATGACGGCACTGTTTTCCCCGCCGCGGCGTCGGGTAGCTGCGCTGTTAACTGGCTGGCACGGCAGGAGCGCCGCGCATTTCACTGGATGGCACAGCAAAAACCGGATCTGGTGATTAAACTCCATGTTGACCTCGAAGTGGCCTGCGCGCGTAAGCCCGACCATCAGCCAGAGTCGCTCGCGAAGAAAATAGCTGCCACGCCGCTGCTCACATTTCAAGGGGCACAGATTGTCGACATTGATGCGAATCAGCCGCTAAAAAAAGTGCTTGAAGCGGCAGTAAAAGCCGTCGCGGATTTTATGACGGCTCGCTCAATAGCCCTGGCCTGTGAACACCCGTCGGATAAAAATTCGAGCACCTGA
- a CDS encoding 5'-methylthioadenosine/S-adenosylhomocysteine nucleosidase translates to MSTRLFTVSAAILAGCALLTPLLTFAADDIAPAPIVIQGAMPIEAEHFAARLDNARLQQIGEWRFWKGTVEGYPVIVSETLKGMSNAAAATALAAVEFKPVAIINQGTAGGHDPALNVYDIVVGKYSVNLGAFKTPAQAAGQGSHALDWKPMDLLASKGSAGEDKNAHSIRQFAADPLLLKAAEQAMPEYKNGKVVEGVIGSADVWNSELDRIRFFHEHYQTSVEEMETASAAQIASLFNIPFIGIRVLSNNITNNGKYDAKTGLVCQDYVYEVLKAWIKDSHAQQ, encoded by the coding sequence ATGTCAACACGATTATTTACTGTTTCTGCGGCAATCCTTGCTGGATGTGCCCTGTTAACCCCGCTGCTCACCTTCGCCGCTGATGACATTGCGCCAGCACCGATTGTGATTCAGGGAGCAATGCCCATTGAAGCCGAGCATTTTGCGGCGAGGCTCGACAACGCCAGGCTACAGCAAATCGGCGAGTGGCGCTTCTGGAAAGGCACCGTTGAGGGTTACCCGGTTATCGTTTCCGAAACCCTAAAAGGCATGTCGAATGCTGCTGCTGCCACCGCACTGGCGGCCGTGGAGTTCAAGCCCGTCGCGATTATCAATCAGGGTACTGCAGGCGGCCACGACCCTGCGCTCAACGTTTACGATATTGTGGTCGGCAAATACTCGGTCAACCTGGGCGCGTTCAAAACCCCAGCCCAGGCAGCAGGCCAGGGCAGCCATGCCCTTGACTGGAAGCCAATGGATTTGCTGGCGTCAAAAGGCAGCGCGGGCGAGGATAAGAATGCGCACAGCATCCGTCAGTTTGCCGCCGACCCGCTGCTGCTGAAAGCCGCAGAACAGGCTATGCCAGAGTATAAAAACGGGAAAGTCGTCGAAGGTGTTATCGGTTCTGCCGACGTCTGGAACAGTGAACTGGACCGCATTCGCTTCTTCCATGAGCATTACCAGACGTCGGTTGAAGAGATGGAAACGGCCTCCGCCGCGCAGATCGCCTCCCTGTTCAATATTCCGTTTATCGGCATCCGGGTGCTGTCAAACAACATCACCAATAATGGCAAATACGATGCGAAAACCGGCCTGGTCTGCCAGGACTATGTTTACGAGGTGTTGAAAGCCTGGATCAAAGATAGTCACGCCCAGCAGTAA
- the aphA gene encoding acid phosphatase AphA, with product MSLFLRHKPALLLLASLFSTAPAWSAAEVPEVKEAGATLQQLNQQYAIHWITTAQIAEGLQGKAPIDVGFDIDDTVFYSTPAFYHGQQMFSPGSNDFLKNDEFWEQVSNGWDAFSVPKKSAQALIKLHLERGDRIWFITGRPKPKSGHETISSQIAKDFGIAADKMNPVIFTAPGKGAKVNDIRSHHIQIYYGDADSDITDARAAGAEGIRVLRALNSSNLPLPRNGAYGERVLINSDY from the coding sequence ATGTCCCTGTTTTTACGTCATAAACCGGCCTTGCTGCTGCTGGCTTCACTCTTCTCAACTGCCCCGGCCTGGAGCGCTGCAGAGGTGCCAGAGGTGAAAGAGGCGGGTGCCACGCTACAACAGCTCAATCAGCAGTATGCGATTCATTGGATCACCACCGCTCAGATCGCCGAAGGGCTGCAGGGTAAAGCGCCGATTGATGTTGGCTTTGATATTGATGATACGGTGTTCTACTCAACACCTGCCTTCTATCACGGCCAGCAGATGTTTTCTCCCGGCAGCAATGACTTTCTCAAAAATGATGAGTTTTGGGAGCAGGTAAGCAACGGGTGGGATGCGTTTTCGGTGCCAAAAAAATCTGCGCAAGCGTTAATAAAACTGCATCTTGAGCGCGGCGATCGCATCTGGTTTATCACCGGGCGACCCAAGCCGAAGAGCGGCCATGAAACGATCAGCTCGCAGATTGCCAAAGACTTTGGGATTGCAGCCGATAAGATGAACCCGGTGATTTTCACCGCGCCAGGCAAAGGCGCGAAGGTGAATGATATTCGCAGCCACCATATTCAAATTTATTACGGTGATGCGGATAGCGACATTACCGATGCCCGCGCCGCTGGGGCAGAAGGGATCCGGGTGCTCAGAGCGTTGAACTCCTCCAACCTGCCGCTGCCGCGGAACGGTGCATATGGCGAAAGAGTGCTGATTAACTCTGATTATTAA
- a CDS encoding OprD family outer membrane porin yields MLLTLSGKPTFLFSAALFTLAPLPLCAFETSSLQLTDSLSRFITDSHAEISFRNQFKNLNTSDSGDSSVQTAWGQGISLDYTSGYFADIIGLDASYYQVFKLAASDDFAGRSVLYNHNGHARGFHKLGQLLAKAKLEGDDSYLKLYSGWQIVHQWGAITNSSRTIPSTYQGWRMDSGAGPWVLRGAWLTRYSDRGAPQQIHFATADRKTEIGHLSTGELLYKQPGYSALYFFGESQQYLQRHGLELGWHPAALSGNQVNVLGMLYYNHALKNWKAMSADYRPFNNDAWHPSVYVEWREKSWKHKVGASYTKAKSSDRLGYFERHMAKNSRGRFSSMADAWGNDYVVNNEKMVAWTTEYLVTPEIKLGLQSAFGWGIKYRDHAIRRGETILFSKWQPSAVKKLSFQLSGGPSWNYQNQKNRPILSAEGKPKHAINHSIDFQIDYAFNLF; encoded by the coding sequence ATGTTATTGACGCTATCCGGTAAACCTACGTTCCTGTTTTCTGCTGCGCTATTCACGCTGGCGCCGCTGCCACTCTGCGCCTTCGAAACTTCCTCCCTGCAGTTAACTGACTCATTAAGTCGTTTTATCACCGACAGTCACGCGGAAATCTCCTTCAGGAATCAATTTAAGAATCTGAATACTTCAGATTCTGGAGATAGCTCGGTGCAGACAGCCTGGGGGCAGGGAATATCGCTGGATTATACCTCCGGCTATTTTGCCGATATTATCGGGCTTGATGCCTCTTATTATCAGGTGTTCAAACTGGCGGCCAGCGATGACTTCGCCGGGCGCAGTGTGCTGTATAACCATAACGGCCACGCCAGGGGGTTCCATAAGTTGGGCCAGCTATTGGCTAAAGCGAAGCTGGAAGGCGACGACAGCTATTTAAAACTCTATTCCGGCTGGCAAATCGTCCATCAGTGGGGGGCGATAACTAACTCCAGCCGCACTATTCCCAGCACCTATCAGGGCTGGCGCATGGACAGCGGCGCGGGGCCGTGGGTACTGCGCGGCGCCTGGCTAACGCGCTACAGCGACAGAGGCGCGCCGCAGCAGATCCACTTCGCCACGGCGGACCGCAAAACAGAGATCGGCCACCTCTCTACCGGCGAGCTGCTGTACAAACAGCCGGGGTACAGTGCGCTCTACTTCTTTGGCGAAAGCCAGCAGTACCTGCAACGCCATGGGCTTGAACTGGGCTGGCATCCTGCGGCGCTGTCCGGCAATCAGGTCAATGTATTAGGTATGCTGTATTACAATCATGCGTTGAAAAACTGGAAAGCGATGAGTGCAGATTATCGGCCGTTCAACAATGATGCCTGGCATCCGTCCGTCTATGTTGAGTGGCGCGAGAAAAGCTGGAAACATAAGGTTGGCGCTTCTTATACCAAAGCGAAATCCAGCGATCGCCTTGGCTATTTTGAGCGCCATATGGCGAAAAACAGCCGTGGGCGGTTCTCTTCGATGGCCGATGCCTGGGGCAATGACTATGTCGTCAACAATGAGAAAATGGTGGCCTGGACCACCGAATATCTCGTGACGCCGGAAATCAAGCTGGGGCTGCAGAGCGCCTTCGGCTGGGGCATTAAGTATCGGGATCATGCTATCCGGCGCGGCGAAACTATTCTCTTCTCAAAATGGCAGCCGTCGGCGGTGAAAAAACTCAGTTTCCAGCTCTCTGGTGGGCCATCTTGGAATTATCAGAATCAAAAAAATCGCCCGATTCTCAGCGCAGAAGGGAAACCTAAACACGCGATAAATCATTCGATTGATTTCCAAATCGACTACGCTTTTAACCTGTTCTAA
- a CDS encoding DUF1198 family protein, which translates to MIWLMLLTLVVVFIIGFRVLNSRPRRAAKALTRRLNLDPVYVESLMSLMGKSAGEEFVDYLMVENESHLANAASVLFIYQVFIVDESDESIAFWRGVLRKAYLPTEIAAEHVRLALNFLREIEPDAQEMHDFRLRYNARFPATDGNNVVPLFPTLH; encoded by the coding sequence ATGATCTGGCTGATGCTTTTAACTCTGGTAGTGGTGTTTATTATTGGTTTTCGCGTGCTGAATTCGCGCCCGCGCCGTGCGGCGAAGGCGTTAACCCGGCGGCTCAATCTCGATCCGGTGTACGTCGAGTCGCTGATGAGCCTGATGGGGAAAAGCGCAGGCGAGGAGTTCGTTGACTATCTGATGGTGGAAAATGAGAGCCACCTCGCCAATGCCGCCAGCGTGCTGTTTATCTACCAGGTGTTTATTGTTGATGAGTCGGATGAGAGCATCGCCTTCTGGCGCGGGGTGCTGCGCAAAGCCTATCTGCCGACCGAGATCGCTGCCGAGCATGTGCGGCTGGCGCTGAATTTCTTGCGCGAGATTGAACCGGATGCGCAGGAGATGCATGACTTTCGCCTGCGCTATAACGCCAGGTTTCCCGCGACTGACGGTAACAATGTCGTACCGCTGTTCCCGACGCTGCACTGA
- a CDS encoding helix-turn-helix domain-containing protein: MKNVYQAFENLSQHRARLQGHVQLGCGIQLAAWRNDFDCVTQKSDHHTLSLYVEAGFDTWHKTRSGWQNGGAPDRFCLMPQDSESTWDIRGEFSFVHLYCTDQHLKNLALQIWDRSPASIALDEKVFQQDERITQLYRHFLLSSDWRQNANQLTLSSASTLLMTHLLQHYSEVQWQLPTVRGGLAPIVLRNVLAFIDANLGNALTLGELAAVADLSEFHFARMFKQSTRLAPHQYVMQRRMAQAEQLVRHSALPLTEIALRCGFNSSSHFSNRFKSVYGMTPSALRG; this comes from the coding sequence ATGAAAAACGTCTATCAGGCCTTTGAAAATCTCAGTCAGCATCGCGCGCGCCTGCAGGGCCACGTGCAGCTTGGCTGCGGGATCCAGCTGGCGGCCTGGCGCAATGATTTCGACTGCGTGACGCAAAAGAGCGACCACCATACGCTGAGCCTGTACGTTGAGGCGGGTTTTGACACCTGGCATAAAACCCGCTCCGGCTGGCAGAACGGCGGCGCGCCGGATCGCTTCTGCCTGATGCCGCAGGACAGCGAGTCAACGTGGGATATTCGCGGCGAGTTCTCTTTTGTCCACCTTTACTGCACCGACCAGCACCTGAAAAATCTGGCGCTGCAGATCTGGGACCGCAGCCCGGCCAGCATCGCGCTGGATGAAAAAGTGTTCCAGCAGGATGAGCGCATTACCCAGCTCTATCGCCACTTCCTGCTGAGCAGCGACTGGCGGCAGAACGCCAACCAGCTTACGCTCAGCTCCGCCTCAACGCTGCTGATGACCCACCTGTTACAGCACTACAGCGAAGTACAGTGGCAGCTGCCAACGGTGCGCGGCGGGCTGGCACCCATTGTGCTGCGTAACGTGCTGGCGTTTATTGATGCCAATCTGGGCAATGCCCTGACGCTGGGGGAGCTGGCTGCGGTCGCGGATCTGAGCGAGTTTCACTTTGCGCGCATGTTCAAACAGTCAACCCGGCTGGCCCCGCACCAGTATGTGATGCAGCGGCGTATGGCGCAGGCCGAACAGCTGGTGCGCCACAGCGCGCTGCCGCTGACCGAGATCGCGCTGCGCTGCGGCTTTAACTCTTCAAGTCATTTCAGCAATCGCTTTAAAAGCGTATACGGCATGACGCCTTCCGCCCTGCGCGGCTGA
- a CDS encoding DMT family transporter, with product MNALLYFLVVVIWGTTWIAIVMQQGVVSITVSIFWRFLLAAAAMMLVLGVLGRLRKLSLRDHAFCLLQGCCVFGFNFVCFYHAASYISSGLESVIFSMAVLYNAVNSWIFFRQRPHPNLLPAALLGMTGIVALFWNDLVSTQMAPQLLLGVGLSALGTFGFSLGNMISTRHQRRGLETLSTNSYAMFYGAMVMAGISLFHGDRFMPELSARYLGSLFYLAIFGSVIAFGAYFTLVGRIGASQAAYSTLLFPLVALTLSTLYEGYIWHLNAAIGLVLILLGNLVMFARPGLWRFAQRAASS from the coding sequence ATGAACGCGTTATTGTATTTTTTAGTGGTGGTGATTTGGGGAACAACCTGGATTGCGATAGTGATGCAGCAGGGGGTGGTGTCAATCACCGTGTCGATTTTCTGGCGCTTTCTGCTGGCCGCCGCGGCAATGATGCTGGTGCTGGGCGTGCTGGGCCGCCTGCGCAAACTCTCCCTGCGCGACCACGCATTCTGCCTGTTACAGGGCTGCTGCGTGTTCGGCTTTAACTTTGTCTGCTTCTATCATGCCGCTTCCTATATCAGCAGCGGGCTGGAGTCGGTGATTTTCTCGATGGCTGTGCTGTATAACGCCGTTAACAGCTGGATCTTCTTCCGCCAGCGCCCGCACCCTAACCTGCTGCCCGCCGCCCTGCTCGGCATGACCGGTATCGTCGCGCTGTTCTGGAACGATCTGGTTAGCACGCAGATGGCACCGCAGCTGCTGCTCGGCGTTGGCCTGAGCGCGCTGGGGACGTTCGGTTTTTCGCTCGGCAATATGATCAGCACCCGCCACCAGCGGCGCGGGCTGGAGACGCTCTCTACCAATAGTTACGCGATGTTTTACGGCGCCATGGTGATGGCGGGCATCAGCCTGTTTCACGGCGACCGCTTTATGCCGGAGCTGTCGGCGCGCTACCTCGGCTCGCTGTTTTATCTGGCGATATTTGGCTCCGTGATCGCCTTCGGTGCCTATTTTACTCTGGTGGGGCGCATTGGGGCCAGCCAGGCTGCCTACAGCACACTGCTGTTCCCGCTGGTCGCCCTGACCCTCTCAACGCTGTATGAGGGCTACATCTGGCACCTGAATGCAGCGATCGGGCTGGTGTTGATTCTGCTGGGTAACCTGGTGATGTTTGCCAGGCCGGGGCTGTGGCGATTTGCTCAGCGCGCCGCCTCTTCCTGA
- the cspE gene encoding transcription antiterminator/RNA stability regulator CspE codes for MSNKMTGLVKWFNADKGFGFISPEDGSKDVFVHFSAIQGTDYKTLDEGQKVEFTIENGAKGPSAANVVGL; via the coding sequence ATGTCTAACAAAATGACTGGTTTAGTAAAATGGTTCAACGCTGATAAAGGCTTCGGCTTTATTTCTCCAGAAGACGGCAGCAAAGATGTGTTCGTACACTTCTCTGCAATCCAGGGTACTGATTACAAAACCCTCGATGAAGGCCAGAAAGTTGAATTCACCATCGAGAATGGTGCTAAAGGTCCATCAGCCGCTAACGTAGTCGGTCTGTAA
- the ycgZ gene encoding regulatory protein YcgZ — MRQDNSNPKIENDISRYFNEAILPSQQETLGQIVVEILRSGRNLNRKAICSKLLTRLELATGHEQERHYQELIGLLFGRGD, encoded by the coding sequence ATGCGTCAGGACAACTCCAACCCGAAGATTGAAAATGACATCAGCCGTTACTTTAATGAAGCCATCCTGCCCTCCCAGCAGGAAACTCTTGGCCAGATAGTGGTTGAGATTTTACGCTCAGGACGTAACCTTAACCGCAAAGCCATCTGTTCAAAGCTGCTAACGCGCCTTGAACTGGCGACCGGGCACGAGCAGGAACGCCACTATCAGGAACTGATTGGGCTACTGTTTGGTCGCGGGGACTGA